In Nitrospirota bacterium, the genomic window ATGGCCAGGCCGATCTCTTTGAGGGTCAGGACGGCGTTCGGAAACAACCATTTCCCGAGAGGAAAGAGCGGATCGAGCACGCGATAGAACGCATGCGTGTTCTGCAGACCCTTTGTCGGGCGGATAAAGCCGGGACGGAACATATAGGCCGCGCGGAAGGGGAGCTGCATCAGGTCGTTCTCGGTCTTTCCTTTGATCCGCGCCCACATGACGCGTCCTTTTTCGCTGCTGTCCGTGCCCATGCCGGACACATAGCAGATCGTCATGTCCGGATCCAAGCGGGAGAGCGGGCGGGCCAGGGCCACCGTGAGGTCGTAGGTGAGGTGCCGGTACGTTTCTTCCGTCATGCCGAGGGAAGATACGCCCATGCAGAAGAACCCCGCGTTGTAGCCGGTCAGTTCCTTTTCAAGGCCGCTGAAATCGGAAAAGTCCTGATGCAGGACCTCTTTCAACTTGTCATGGCGCTTTCCGCAGGTCCGCCTGCTGATGGACAGGACGGAT contains:
- a CDS encoding epimerase — translated: SVLSISRRTCGKRHDKLKEVLHQDFSDFSGLEKELTGYNAGFFCMGVSSLGMTEETYRHLTYDLTVALARPLSRLDPDMTICYVSGMGTDSSEKGRVMWARIKGKTENDLMQLPFRAAYMFRPGFIRPTKGLQNTHAFYRVLDPLFPLGKWLFPNAVLTLKEIGLAMINCVERGPDKRVLDVPDIARLARQE